The genomic interval TGTTGTGTAAGTGTTAGCCGTAAGTCACCGAACCTGAGCGTAGCTAGCTCTTTTAGCGCAGCATATGTAGTTCATACCGAAAACTAATCAAAGGTTAAAACGGTGGGTAACTAATCCCGGTTGGCGAAAGGTTGCATAATGGGTGTGTGCCACCGTTTTGCAGTTAATTATTTAAGTTGCAGCCGAGTTGGGCGCGAACATTTCGCCGTGATTTACACACTCGCCCACATTCACTCACTCAAGCCAAACACCATCCCACCCACACGCATTAACGAACAAAATGGCGGAAGTTCCGCTCGCCTCGGGTGGCAAGTAgaaatattacgtatacgccgcgttgcACACACAATACTCAAGTGCCGTAATTACGAGGGCAAACAACAGAAAAGAGCAGTAGTAGCTAgggcagaagcagcagcagcaactaaaACTAAAGTTGAAATTCATACTCGCACTCAAGTAAACTATGTACTAAGAGACAGGCAGACAAACAAATGGCAAACTCAACTTGAAACACATATAGATGGGTAAATAAGACAGCCAAGAGCCAAGAGCAGATACAAAACGAAAAGACACCGAGCACAGCTAAAAAGTTCGGCAAAAAGTTCGCCAGCTAACTAACTATTAGCCATGTGGGCTGGAAAAGCGGAAGGGCGGGATGTCACTTCCGtaaatgaaatcaaaaatttttaattacccATCTGGCGACATGGATCTGCTACTGAGCTGGGCTTTGGGTCGAATCGAAGGCCAACATTCCAGGGGTTAACATAAAATATACCTAACAAGAGTTTACCTATCGATATGGGGATTATTTACATAAAGGACAAAAAGGACAACTAgcagaaaacaaaatcaaacattAGTTAGTTAGAAAATTTTGCCAATTTGCACGTTTGTGCTATATCGGGCATCGGTGTGTGTACCAATAATGTTGTGacaaataatttgcatatatgcatatggtttttatatgatttttataggttttttatagatataaacaaatatacatgCATATACAAACTCGACGGGCAAATCGAATGAAGCATTTTCCGCATGGGTTTTCCACCACTTCCGTTtcacatttcaattaaatcagcATATTTAAAGCATACAATAAAAGGGATACAAATCAAAATGGGAATGTATTCAGAGAATGATAATCGTAAGTCGTACCTCAATGTTCAGTAATGGGTAAtcatattatacatatatgtacactTAGGTAGCTCTGGAAATAcgcgtatatatatatatttatcctCCCTTTTCGAGGCGCTGGTCGGAAAATCCTATTCGATTTTGCGATCCAAGCCGCCAACTCTCGACTAAATATATAGAAAACGGTTAAGATCAAACAAATTTCAGGTTGTTGTAACGAGAATTCAAAGCAGTATAGAAAAAACGAACGAAGTATGAGCATAGTCAGAATAACTAAGTTTAAGCTTCAAGAACATTTACAGTTTACAGTTTACACTGGGCTTCACAGcagcaaaatcaaaacaagaaATGATAACAAATATtcacaaaaatcaaaatatacaTCGTAAATGtggcatatacatacataccaTATATACAGCAGCATATACGGACAGCATAAATGTTAAACGAAACTAAAAACTGGAGCTCTCGAAATCCAAAAAATACgcgaaaataaatgcaaactAAATAAAGATAAGCGAGCATTGAAGAGGAGCAGTAAAGCTAAAACAAACATCAAATTTAACCGATAATCCCTGTGTGTGCACAACCCACACACGGCCAAACACACTGAAATCCACTAAACAAATAATCGAAAAATCAACACACTAAATGCAAACTTCAAAATCAAATTCGTAAAAACCAAAACTAAAGCGAGCCCCTACGTACATAACTAATAATGGcaactaactaactaaaaCTAAGCTAACTAAACCAATCGAAACGCAATTAACGAACTGCCCCATGAGTTTAAAGTAAATACATAAAGTACGCAAAAGTAAATAAGTATAAAAGGACAGCGACAAGTAGAGGACACCCATACATATACTATGTAGTCTATGCACCGATTTCCTGGCCCATCCAAAGAAAATCCTCTCTCGATTCAAGAAAACATACCCTCGATTAGTTATGCATTTAAGTTTGTTTAGTAGTTGCTTAGCAGGTAAGTGCGATATTAATTTGTAATTAGGCAAACGAACGATGAGTACTTGAATTGAATTagtaattaaacaatttaacgGGTGATATTTCATTTTGTCTACACACAATTATCTCAAAGATAACTaaaatcccaaaaaaaaacacatggAAAATTGACTCGAATAATGTTGAACTCAGTTAGACATACCACATACACTTAGTCGTAACTCTTAAGTCGGAGATGGAGTTGGAGATATAAGTATTAGGCATGTTAAGTTAATAGGTATTACTACCCGCCCATTCGATGCATTTGTGTGTATCTCTTTATAGCGTATCTGTTGTGTCTGTTACAAACACTTGATATTATTAGTTGGCATCGCTTGATTAACAAACAACTAACCAACCGAAATTCGAATCGAAATCAATGAACTTTGCAAGTTTCCCCCACTTCAATTTGAACGTTTTGCATTTTCTCTATCAATATCACGACTAATGGACAGAGTGTGCCGAAGATCTAATGCCAAATCTTGTACTGCTGAATGCCATGCCAACCGAAAGAGAGCAATGCCAAGTCCATTATAATcgatctatatatatatatatatatttatctaaCTATATATGTCTTATGGTTACACACACCAGCCCCACCAACTCAACTCAATTCAACTCCTCACCACCCCCCAAAAATCCAGAATCCAGTATTCAGAATTTATTCGGCATTTTTTCACACATTGAAACGCAATTATTTTccagaaatttaattttctgtttTCCGTACAACTTTTTGTGTGCCAAAGctaaacaaaatgaaattgaattgaattttatgAAACTCTCATCTATGCACAACTTTATCCATCATTTTTGAATCACGCTCTTGACTTTTGCATCTGGAAAACTAATTTCCAAATTAGCAAGTGGGTTAACTGAAATgcgaaacaatttcaatttcaccACTTACACTACCATAATTTTCCAAATTATAAACAccccattttccacccgcaTAAATATGTACATCAAATTCTCGCTAtcattttgcaaataaaattggaGTCCTTTAATGAAGACACACACGAGAAACAGAAGAGGCAGAACGGAAAATGTTGgcataaaatgcaaaacttttgatcgaaaattggaaaaattgACTAGTCTTAACTGAAGCtctttacaaataaaaaaaaaagaagctaAACTATCTGCAAACGAGAAAATGAACCAAGCGATGTCAACATTTTAGCCAACACAACTCCCTCTCTATTCAAAGAACCCCCAATCGCAAATATTAGTTATTAGTTGGCTTAGCTGTTAATCACTCCCACTACCCAGTCCCCGTCCCCCAAAAACTATATCAAGTAGAGAAACCAGCCGCTTGAAGTAGTGCTCATTATACATTATACAATAATTAGTTTTGCTTATATTTTTTAACCGACAAATTTTGCTTGCATGCTTTTTAAATCCGAATTGGCCACCATTTACTTATTCAAATCTGTTCGACACAATTGTATATAACCAAATGGAGGCGCTATCCTCCGCCCACTTGCTCTTTCTAACTCTTTCGATCTCTAAATCTATATTTCCTATCTgacaaaaaaagaagaaaaataaaaaccaaaactacAAATTAAGTTCTGCAAAAccgaaaagaaaatatttcataatttttcatatATGGTTTCCATTGtatcttttcttttctttcatttAATTGTAGGGTCCCCGGTGTGGAAACCACGAGACATGATAAATTTAGGCACAGATCCACAGTCAACAACCCGCAAAGACGatgtgaaaaattaaatcagaaaaagcaaagcaaaacaTTTAGTATCAAGCTAAGCAAGCATAAGAACTCTTAATCCACAACTTCAAATCCTCTGTTCGATTTCTCAATTTTACCTAATCAAGTGTAAGGCAACGGCAACAGAAACAGctaaaagcaaaagcaaagcaaaagcagaaaGCAGAAAGCAAAAGCAGAATGCAAACAGCAGAAGCAACAGTTCAAAGTTCAAAGCAGGCGAGCAGGCGAACCAAaaagcatttttcaagctCAATTCTGCGACATGAAGATGCATTGAATCACCGGTGAATGGATGTGATTGTTTTTTGAAGAATGCTTGGCTTCGGTTTGCTTTCGCTCTTTTTTAATGGATAAAACATCGAAGAGTTTTTGTCATTTTTTACGTTTGCGTTTTTTAAACGGGAAAAGCACCACGAAAAGGATGTCACAGATCCTTTTTAGAAAGAGAGAAACGAAAAAAGAAACGGAACAAAACCTAAAGCATAAATGAAAACCAAAAGAGAAGACTTTCATTTATATTGATTGTATTTAAAGTGCAAAACATATAATAAAAGCATAATTAAAGCGAAGGATTTTGAGCAGATTTAATATGAACTAAGTGAACAGATTTAACAAGATTAAGAAATACGAGAACAAATTCAAATGCATTTGTCGCTGAAAAGACTTGAAAGTAAATTTCgatttaaatacatttattgaGGACAAGACGAAGAAGCAGCTGTCAAAGCGACGAGGAGGGAAACCCGTAAACAAATTGCAACCATAGTATTTAGGCTTAgagaatttaaattataaaagaaaacaaaacacaaaaaacaaaaaacaaacgaaGACCCCAGAGAATTGCAacaaaatataagaaaaaagaagaaacaaAAGTCAAATGCAAAGTAAGCAAAACCAAAGGGTTGAATGAAAAACATTTTAGCCAATtaagccacacacacacaaactgAAGCAAATCAACACACTCGTAATCGTAATgagaaaatttaaatgaaaacacaGCAATGAAAATGTTTAGTTCGTAGGAAGTACACTGAAAAAATACATAAAGATACCATACAAAATCCACATACACATAAAcgaaaaatagcaaaaattTAGTCAAAATGTTAAATGGTAAACTaaaagaaaccaaaataataataacgaaGCAAACGATTCCATGCAATTAAATTGGGCTCCCAGCCTCCACAAAGAATCCAATCAGCAAAtacaagcaaacaaaaattaacTCAAAGCAAACTCAACACGTTAAAGCGGGCAaacattaaattaaactataaaactatgcaaagaaaaccaaataaatgaAAGTGCATAAGCATAAAAAAGCAAGTCAAACCCAAAAAGAAAGACAACACCTTCTAGCAGAATTACAATAATAATTAAGAACTTCACTTTGAACACGCTAATCGATATATCGATATATCGATAATGGCAGCCTATTCCCAGCCCAAAAAAATCCCATAGACAAAGGCACAATTTTCGAGTACTCGATTAAAAGGATACTTTTGATTTTCCTACGTCTCAATACCCTAtggttttcaatttttgtaGGACGAATTTTTAGCAAGAAGATGCAGATATATAGTCGAATACAATGAAAAAATTCTACCAGATgagaaataataattaattggTTGTGAATGCAGCTTGGATGTTAATTCGATTCAGGAACAATGAAATCCCCAATTGCTGAACGTTTGTTTATTCTTCTGCACGCACACAGCAGTGTGCGTGCGAGTGGCGattgtctttttttttcagtgtactTGCAGTTGCATTGCTCACACTCATTATTTTGTACCCCCCAACCCCCCCTCAGAAAAACGTCATAAACTCATTGAACCATATAGCAACAAATCGAAACataatcaaaacattttttaggtttccaatcaaattgaattaaatatacaaaaataaactCGAATTAAACAATGAGAAAAACTAAGAAAAACGTAATAATTGAAACTACAGACCATAGACAGCTATATGATGTGGAGTAAATAGAAATTCTAAATGTATACAACAGTCTAATGATAGATCTTTATCGATCGCATCGTCGATGCGGAAGATTATGATGATGAATGCTAATCAAACACGGGACAAAACAAGGAGAAATTTACCAAATACCAAATCACAACATTTTAACATAATTTTTACAGTTTGTATAAGTTCGACAGAGGCAAcgtacataaataataattataatgaTTAACAATAAAAGCCAGCGGTCAGTTGGAAGACTTTAGCGAAATGAAATAGTTAAATTATGAAACTCATTTGATGGCGAATGATATGGTGGCGTGAAACTTTTTGTACGCATTTGACTATTTTTAAagcatttttattaaatatatatacatacatagtCACTATTATACGAATGTTTGAGAGCCAAACGATGTACTCATTTAATTAAGTTCACGTGCACACAATGCACTGGAATCTCTTTTAACAAATTGTTATcggatatttgatttgtttgaGCGTATTGTTagttatatgtacatgtatctCTTATCACACTTTCCTTTCGACAAGCGAACGAGGCAGCAGGAAAAACGAGGGTAACAATTGCatattaaatacaatttataagtcagccacacacacacacacactcaaaccAAATTCGAAACAGAAATCAATAGCAAAATGCAGCAGCATTGGAAACAAATGTTGCCATTTACGAATGGACAACAGCAGACAGCAAcattgaaattcaatttttattgTAAACCTAATTAGCAGCTGCAACAAGAAgaacaaaaatatattacaacaAAAACGAACATGCAATGGATGTTAATACTTTTTGAGAacgagaaaaaaaaacaaatatgcaACAGTAAAGAAAGTAAAAAGAAATACACAATGATTATACAATTGCAAATGCAACTTAACACTCAACATAAGGATAGTGAAAATGTGTGACAAATGATTAAATTACGAAATCCTTTTGAAgtgaaaacaaatgaaaataaaatgtgaaatttaaaatgaaacCAACATGGAATTGCTTTTCATTGATTCGCTTTTGGGCATTTGGGGATTTCAGGTTTACAAAAAGGATTTTAAGCTacgattttaatttaaatttcatctTTTCCACTCGACGTTTTAAAAATACGTTACCAGTGATGCCAGATGGTTTTTGAAATGTAAGTTACGTTCTATACACGATAGGTGGCGTGTTGCCCTCTGGAACTGTACACATGTGGAGACTTTTGAATTGCTTGGCGCGCATAACTAGcaagtatttttaaaatagaaaaaattACCAGCACTACAagttgttttggttttggctgCACATGATCGCCACTACGTGAAGTCTAGCAATTTCCACAATGCCTGCAACCCACTGACCCAGAAACGACAGTTGATGTGTGTATAAGTAAGTTTTATTGTTAAACATAATACAATTGGTACTAAAACGTACTATGTCCTACGACGTACAAATCTATAATTGTTATTCTAACTGATGTAACCTCCCCGTGTTGGAATGCCGAACATGTGCTTTGCTTGAAAAATGATTGGttactttaaatttataataccTCTTTTATTTCATAGTTTGTTTTTGGACTATTAAATATAAGATGTTGAGGCACCGATCCATGTGGCGGTAAACAAAACAAGTTATGGAATTTGTGTATACTAGGGTAATGTTAAATAGCTAATAGTCGATCAGTCTCCAACACGAAACGGGTTACACGGGCTGCTGTTTGTGTAAGTGTGTCTGTGTTGTTCTCTTTCCTAATCTTATCCAGCGCTTGCATCCTCGGCCAATATCTACAGCTGTTCGCTTGGCACACTCACTAGCTTGGGGCTACAATTGGTTAGGCTAATGTGTCTTACGAGTACGTACGGTAAACTAAATATAGGCCTTAACTAAAGTGATAACAattatatgtgtgtgtgtgtgtgtttgtgagtGTATGTACTAGGTGAGTGAGTGTGAACTAGGCACACTAGTTGGGCAGCAGCTCGGACAGCTGATTCTGCAGGCTGGGTGACAGTGCGTCGGGAAACTTGATGTCGAAGGACACGATCAGATCGCCGCGCCTCGATGGCTCCTTGGGCACGGGCAGACCCAGTCCGTTGATCCGGCGCGTTGTGGTGGGCTTGATGATCTCGTGGTTCGGGTTCACCTGTATCCTGCTGCCCTGCAGCGTGGGCACACTGACCAGTGCTCCGCACAAGGCCTGCTTCAGACTGATCTGGGCTGTGTACTTTAGATCGATGCCCTCGCGTTTGAACAGCGCATGCGGTTTGTCGCGTATGATGAAGACGATGTCGGCTGGCGTCTTGTTTGGCGCCGAATCACCCTCTTGGGGGAAGGTTATCTTGGTGCCGGCCTTCCAGCCCGGCTTCACTGTGATTCTCAGCACCTTCTCCTCCTTGAACGGTCCATTGCTTCCGGTGGCCATGCGTGAGATTTTCATCTTCTTTATGCATCCCTTGTCCACTTCCTCCAGCGACACGTACAGATCATGCTCGATGGGCGGatcctgttgctgctggcgctTGCGACTGGGTGCCTGTGCATTGAATGACTGCGAACGGAAGGCTCCAGCCATAGGATTGCCAGGGAAAGAGGCAAACATATCGTCGCCGCCAATGTTCATGAAGATCTCGTTGGTATTGCCGCCCTGACCCTGACCAGCAAACATGTTATCGCCGCCGGTAAAGAAGACGCCAAACGGATCCGACGATCCAAAGAACTGGGCAAATGTGGCCCTCGGATCGCCGTGGAACTGGTAAGTGTACGCTCCCGGCTGACCGCCGCCATCTGGTCCCGGCTGTCCGCCCTTCAGTCCATCCTCACCGTACTTGTCGAAGATGTCGCGCTTCTTTTTGTCCGACAGCACCTCGTACGCCTCGGCGATCTCCTTGAAGCGCTCCTCCGCCTGCGGGCTCTTGTTCTTGTCGGGATGGTATTTGAGTGCCAGTTTGCGGTAGGCCTTCTTGATCTCATCGTCGCTGGCCTTGCGGTCGATGCCCAGAATCTTGTAGAAGTCTTTGCCCATCTCTCAGCTGAAAATGTAGGGGAAACACGAACGAACGAACGCTATAGATTAGAATGAATACTGAATACTGATTGCCAGCTTGCTGGGTTGGGTTGGCGATGGAAAGTGCTAGAAGCACAGCACAGTTGTGCAACTGCCGTGTTGTCATGCGAGTGACGTATGTAGTCACCCACTAAAGAGAGCTTCACACCCGATGTGCTGCCTTCAGCAGATCAGATCGATGCGCCCACATTTGGCAATATGTCCAACGAAACTTACCTCAAATGTATGCGATTGTCTGGGAATCCGTAAAAGTCCAAAAATCCAAGtggaaaagtgcaaaatgcaGAGGCAAAGTGCAATTGTTGGTATTGTTCAGTGTTTATTCAcactatttatattttcacGGGACAAtgttctttaaatatttatgagttTTGTCTCTTTCTAGCAATTGATTCAATTGttctttttcgcttttttcttTATCCACCGAATGTGGCTTGCGCACTAAAAACACACTCTACTTTCGAGTTGCTTTCTCTTCAAAATTTTGTTTGATAATGAGCGGGATTCGTGCGTCAACCTCATTTTATAGGTTCGCCCTCGTCTCCGTCGAAATTTCTGGATGCTTCTCGGTTTTTAGGGTTGTATCTCGAAAACGTTTGACTGCGAATGTCAATATCGATATGCTTATCGATAGCTGTCGATGTTTCAAGCACTTTGCACTGTTATTAAATCGCTCATCGTTTATATAAATTTGTGCATGTTGATGGCGGTGACTCTTATTTATATGCTTTTTTGATTGCGAATGCCTGCGAATGCGTGACTGTAAACGACGTGGGAAAAAGTAAGTAAACTATCGGTTCTGGAATGATTCGTGAAAGTCCTCGAATTCCTAGTTATAGATCGATCTATTTTTGGGGATATATATTTTGATATCCTAAAGGGATTCTCTACGATTTCTTAAAAACACACagaaacataaacaaaatatttatattaactAGAAAAAAACCGTTGACGAGGTAAgcatattataaaaaaatagaaaagtgATGGAGAAATTTACACTTATATTGTTtaactaaataatttataatcgAAAGATcaggagaaataaataaataataataaataatctCTATatgataaaaaatataatacagTCGAGAGGTGTGGAATAAAGTGATGTTTAAAAAATGTACTTAAAAGCtaacattttaataataacaatttatTTGAATTCTTAGTGTAATATACAAGCCAACTTATAAGTAATTAAGAAAAGTAACTGAAAgttaaaataatgaaatttttaagccCTGCCAGTGTGGCCGTAAGACGCAGACTTGGCCATTGCCGCAGCTGCAAGGCGTTTAGTATTTTGCAGTCAGCGGCGTGCAGTCACACCGGAACGAGCAAGTCTGGCAAAACAGCCGAACggagcaacaaaaaacaattgTAAAAATGACCCGTCAAGGCTCGTTGTAAGCAAAATTCGAGCGCAGTCAGGACGCAGGAGCAGCCAAGCAG from Drosophila mauritiana strain mau12 chromosome 3L, ASM438214v1, whole genome shotgun sequence carries:
- the LOC117140628 gene encoding dnaJ protein homolog 1 translates to MGKDFYKILGIDRKASDDEIKKAYRKLALKYHPDKNKSPQAEERFKEIAEAYEVLSDKKKRDIFDKYGEDGLKGGQPGPDGGGQPGAYTYQFHGDPRATFAQFFGSSDPFGVFFTGGDNMFAGQGQGGNTNEIFMNIGGDDMFASFPGNPMAGAFRSQSFNAQAPSRKRQQQQDPPIEHDLYVSLEEVDKGCIKKMKISRMATGSNGPFKEEKVLRITVKPGWKAGTKITFPQEGDSAPNKTPADIVFIIRDKPHALFKREGIDLKYTAQISLKQALCGALVSVPTLQGSRIQVNPNHEIIKPTTTRRINGLGLPVPKEPSRRGDLIVSFDIKFPDALSPSLQNQLSELLPN